The following are encoded together in the Lathyrus oleraceus cultivar Zhongwan6 chromosome 3, CAAS_Psat_ZW6_1.0, whole genome shotgun sequence genome:
- the LOC127128003 gene encoding phosphoglucan phosphatase LSF1, chloroplastic — MSSLQFNPHPLPPSPLLTTNISSFSPTSLSIFYNHHHLLRFNLKTLKNHRVFAMSSNSTFKMNLNEYLVTLDKPLGIRFGLTSNGKIIVHSLAKGGNAEKSRIIMVGDTLKKAGDSSQNSLVEIKDVGDAQKVLNEQTSSFSLVLERPASTFPIQLLHNKTNDLEIVYNRGRVPIVTWNKTLLASNLQPSGESCGSSGFSMFNSKFLNSSGSKLLGNQNQHAITHGERNSFTEQTIQLACVFTEEACGDGDWAHGSFPLEEYIKALDRSKDEMYYNHCLGMRYSKITEQIYVGSCIQTDDDVEALSKVEGVTAVLNFQSGTEAENWGINVKSINDSCQRNNILIINYPIRDGDSYDMRKKLPFCVGLLLRLLRKNLRVFVTCTSGFDRSPACVIAYLHWMTDVSLHAAYTWVTGMHTCRPDRPAIAWATWDLIAMVERGEHNGPPTHAVTFVWNGHEGEDVNLVGDFTVNWKEPLKAKHRGGSRHEVEVKLPQGKYYYKFIVNGQWKHSTSSPAERDESGNVNNIIIIGETASVRPSVQHQQKDANVVKVMERPLNEKERFMLAKAARCIAFSICPLRLAPK, encoded by the exons ATGTCTTCTCTCCAATTCAACCCCCATCCACTTCCTCCATCTCCACTACTCACCACCAACATTTCTTCCTTCTCTCCCACTTCCCTCTCCATCTTCTACAACCACCACCACCTTCTTCGCTTCAATCTCAAAACCCTAAAAAACCATAGGGTTTTCGCAATGTCTAGTAACTCCACATTCAAAATGAACCTCAATGAGTATCTCGTCACTCTTGACAAGCCGTTAGGTATCCGATTCGGTCTTACCTCCAATGGAAAAATAATCGTTCACTCTCTTGCTAAAGGG gGTAATGCGGAGAAGTCTAGAATAATTATGGTGGGTGATACTTTGAAGAAAGCTGGTGATTCCTCTCAGAATAGTCTTGTCGAGATTAAAGACGTTGGAGATGCACA GAAAGTGCTAAATGAGCAAACAAGTTCTTTCAGCTTGGTTCTTGAGAGGCCAGCATCTACATTTCCCATTCAACTACTGCATAATAAGACGAATGATCTTGAAATAGTGTATAATAGAGGTCGAGTTCCTATTGTCACATGGAACAAGACACTATTAGCATCAAATTTACAACCATCTGGTGAGAGCTGTGGGAGTTCTGGATTTTCGATGTTCAACTCAAAGTTTCTTAATTCAAGTGGAAGCAAGTTATTGGGCAATCAAAATCAACATGCTATCACCCACGGTGAAAGAAACTCCTTTACTGAACAAACAATACAACTTGCTTGTGTTTTCACTGAAGAAGCATGTGGAGATGGAGATTGGGCTCACGGAAGTTTTCCACTCGAGGAATATATTAAGGCTCTAGACCGTTCCAAGGATGAGATGTACTATAATCACTGTCTCGGTATGCGATATAGTAAG ATTACTGAGCAAATATATGTGGGATCCTGCATACAAACAGACGATGATGTGGAAGCCTTGTCAAAAGTTGAG GGAGTTACTGCTGTTCTGAACTTTCAAAGTGGAACTGAAGCTGAAAATTGGGGAATCAATGTAAAATCAATCAATGACTCTTGTCAAAGGAATAATATTCTCATTATCAACTATCCTATACG GGACGGAGATTCTTATGACATGAGAAAAAAACTCCCATTTTGTGTCGGGCTTTTATTACGGTTGCTAAGAAAGAATCTTCGTGTTTTTGTTACCTGCACTTCTGGATTTGACCGGTCTCCTGCTTGTGTGATTGCATACCTACATTGGATGACAGACGTTTCCCTTCATGCAGCCTATACTTGGGTCACTGGGATGCACACCTGCAGGCCTGACAG GCCGGCAATTGCATGGGCAACATGGGATCTTATAGCTATGGTTGAAAGGGGCGAACATAATGGTCCTCCCACACACGCTGTCACATTTGTGTGGAATGGTCATGAG GGAGAGGATGTAAATTTGGTTGGAGACTTTACCGTAAATTGGAAAGAACCCCTTAAGGCAAAGCATCGGGGTGGATCAAGACATGAAGTAGAAGTTAAACTTCCACAAGGAAA GTATTACTACAAGTTTATTGTTAATGGACAATGGAAGCATTCAACATCTTCACCGGCTGAAAGGGATGAAAGCGGAAATGTTAACAATATAATTATAATCGGTGAAACTGCCAGTGTTCGTCCTTCTGTTCAGCACCAGCAAAAA GATGCCAACGTTGTAAAGGTGATGGAAAGGCCTTTGAATGAGAAAGAGCGGTTTATGTTGGCAAAAGCTGCTCGTTGTATTGCTTTCTCTATCTGCCCTCTCAGATTAGCTCCCAAATAG